The following coding sequences lie in one Nocardioides sambongensis genomic window:
- a CDS encoding NAD(P)/FAD-dependent oxidoreductase has protein sequence MRTFEPPPRSVRRPRTVAVVGAGLTGLTAALLLARDGHRVTVLDRDPAPPPAQAPTPRADAEAAWEEWQRPGVSQFRQPHLMLPRWRHEIERELPELCADLLAHGAVRVNLLHLQPDAATHGWQPGDEQFDTVTARRPVLEAALARLAQSQPGLTVRRGARVTGLVVDHGPGRPRVRGVRTADGRVPADLVVDAAGRRTPLPAWVSGLGGLGGTTPVEERDPCGFVYYSRYFRAHGASPRGHGPVLTHHPSLSVLTLPCDHDVFCVVLVAAANDRALRPLRDPAAWTAVARCAPTSAAWIAAGEPITDVLPLAGLADVRRSYVRDGVPVATGIVAVGDSAAATNPSLGRGAAIGAIHACTLRDTLAAASDDPEELVTAFAEATDLRVSPWVAATTRFDRHRLGELTADVAGAPYLTEDPTWAVTTALLAGAAEDALLARAAARIAGLLAAPPEALADPVVAARLGPYIGGRRYPVAGPTRADLLAAVTGLPRGSGLVG, from the coding sequence ATGCGAACCTTCGAACCCCCGCCCCGGAGCGTCCGGCGCCCCCGGACCGTCGCCGTCGTCGGCGCCGGACTGACCGGCCTCACGGCCGCCCTCCTGCTGGCCCGCGACGGCCACCGGGTGACCGTGCTCGACCGCGACCCCGCGCCGCCTCCCGCGCAGGCTCCGACCCCGCGGGCCGACGCCGAGGCCGCCTGGGAGGAATGGCAGCGACCCGGCGTCAGCCAGTTCCGCCAGCCCCACCTGATGCTGCCGCGCTGGCGCCACGAGATCGAGCGGGAGCTGCCCGAGCTGTGCGCGGACCTCCTCGCCCACGGAGCCGTCCGGGTCAACCTGCTCCACCTGCAGCCGGACGCCGCCACGCACGGCTGGCAGCCCGGCGACGAGCAGTTCGACACCGTGACCGCCCGCCGTCCCGTCCTGGAGGCGGCGCTCGCCCGGCTCGCACAGTCGCAGCCGGGGCTGACCGTGCGCCGCGGCGCCCGGGTGACCGGGCTGGTCGTCGACCACGGACCGGGACGGCCGCGGGTCCGCGGGGTGCGCACCGCCGACGGACGGGTGCCGGCCGACCTGGTCGTCGACGCCGCCGGTCGTCGTACGCCGCTGCCGGCCTGGGTCAGCGGCCTCGGCGGGCTCGGCGGCACGACGCCGGTCGAGGAGCGGGATCCGTGCGGGTTCGTCTACTACAGCCGCTACTTCCGGGCCCACGGAGCGTCGCCGCGGGGACACGGACCGGTGCTGACCCACCACCCGTCGCTGTCGGTGCTGACGCTGCCCTGCGACCACGACGTCTTCTGCGTCGTGCTGGTGGCGGCCGCGAACGACCGCGCGCTACGGCCGCTGCGCGACCCAGCCGCCTGGACCGCGGTGGCCCGGTGCGCGCCGACCTCGGCCGCCTGGATCGCCGCCGGGGAGCCGATCACGGACGTGCTGCCCCTCGCCGGCCTCGCGGACGTACGGCGCAGCTATGTGCGCGACGGGGTCCCGGTGGCGACCGGGATCGTGGCGGTCGGCGACAGCGCCGCGGCCACCAACCCCTCGCTGGGCCGGGGCGCCGCGATCGGGGCGATCCACGCCTGCACGCTGCGCGACACCCTCGCGGCGGCCTCGGACGACCCGGAGGAGCTGGTCACCGCCTTCGCCGAGGCCACCGACCTGCGGGTGTCCCCGTGGGTGGCGGCCACGACCCGGTTCGACCGCCATCGGCTCGGCGAGCTCACCGCGGACGTGGCCGGGGCGCCGTACCTGACCGAGGACCCGACCTGGGCGGTGACGACGGCGCTGCTGGCCGGTGCCGCGGAGGACGCGTTGCTGGCGCGCGCGGCCGCTCGGATCGCCGGACTGCTCGCCGCCCCGCCCGAGGCGCTCGCCGACCCGGTCGTCGCCGCCCGCCTCGGCCCGTACATCGGCGGCCGACGTTACCCCGTCGCAGGCCCCACCCGCGCCGACCTGCTGGCGGCGGTGACGGGACTCCCCCGGGGTTCCGGACTCGTCGGCTGA
- a CDS encoding sigma-70 family RNA polymerase sigma factor, giving the protein MTVLAGRTEPPRGWLLDPGWHQLVRVHELSGLGPAQSVDLLARLGVPELDRDQLARIGRGHPLALAMLAEAAAAGAVPEQLADAPDLVGRLCRLVVDDVPDAAHRAGLATCAHATRMTYDLLEHTVGGRSEEVWGWLESRAYVRRGSVGLYLHEVVREVFEAEFAQRAPAAFADLHRRVRDHFLQRIVDPHEVHPDRAAAEILLLHRRGPLSDQTAGLREGGLLPITRAGREDHAEVLHLIEQAEGPASAALAGRWLQEQPRSLYRARSEAGVVGFAVQVYLAPGDPMATDDPVAAAALRAVAGTAPLRPGERINMNRFSGASGAYQGDPLVLLVNGVSCILEWSLEPAAWTFIATLAPELYGPYFEYLGMCPMFSVDHHGVDVDGYGWDRRRFPPPALFELMARRELSGATGPPPESMLRPAPLGQAAFAAAVRAALPHLARPDRLADSPLIGTALADVDAPDRVQRLRQVLVDTVAELRVEPRGADHRAVLERTYLKGAPTQEAAAEVLDLPFSTYRRHLARAQERLVELLWAVEIGVRRLPHDDGQELSSL; this is encoded by the coding sequence GTGACCGTCCTGGCCGGCCGCACCGAACCCCCGCGCGGGTGGCTGCTCGACCCGGGCTGGCACCAGCTGGTCCGCGTGCACGAGCTGAGCGGCCTCGGCCCGGCCCAGAGCGTCGACCTGCTCGCCCGGCTCGGTGTACCGGAGCTCGATCGCGACCAGCTGGCCCGCATCGGACGAGGCCATCCCCTGGCCCTGGCGATGCTGGCGGAGGCGGCCGCCGCCGGGGCCGTCCCCGAGCAGCTGGCCGACGCCCCCGACCTGGTCGGACGGCTGTGCCGGCTGGTCGTCGACGACGTGCCCGACGCCGCCCATCGCGCCGGCCTGGCCACCTGCGCCCACGCGACCCGGATGACCTACGACCTGCTCGAGCACACCGTCGGGGGCCGCTCCGAGGAGGTGTGGGGCTGGCTGGAGTCCCGTGCCTACGTACGCCGGGGCTCGGTCGGGCTGTATCTGCACGAGGTGGTGCGGGAGGTGTTCGAGGCGGAGTTCGCGCAACGCGCGCCGGCTGCCTTCGCGGACCTGCACCGCCGGGTGCGGGACCACTTCCTGCAGCGGATCGTCGACCCGCACGAGGTGCACCCCGACCGCGCGGCGGCCGAGATCCTGCTGCTCCACCGCCGCGGCCCGCTCTCCGACCAGACGGCGGGGCTGCGGGAGGGCGGCCTGCTGCCGATCACGCGGGCCGGACGCGAGGACCACGCGGAGGTCCTGCACCTGATCGAGCAGGCGGAGGGCCCCGCGTCCGCGGCGCTTGCGGGCCGCTGGCTCCAGGAGCAGCCGCGCAGCCTCTATCGGGCGCGGTCGGAGGCCGGGGTGGTCGGCTTCGCGGTCCAGGTCTACCTCGCCCCGGGCGACCCGATGGCCACGGACGACCCGGTGGCCGCCGCCGCCCTGCGCGCGGTCGCCGGCACCGCGCCGCTGCGGCCCGGCGAGCGGATCAACATGAACCGGTTCTCCGGGGCCTCCGGCGCCTACCAGGGCGACCCGCTGGTCCTGCTCGTCAACGGCGTCTCCTGCATCCTGGAGTGGTCGCTCGAACCCGCGGCGTGGACGTTCATCGCCACCCTCGCGCCGGAGCTCTACGGGCCCTACTTCGAGTACCTCGGGATGTGCCCGATGTTCTCGGTCGACCACCACGGCGTCGACGTGGACGGCTACGGCTGGGACCGGCGACGCTTCCCGCCGCCCGCACTGTTCGAGCTCATGGCGCGCCGCGAGCTCAGCGGGGCGACGGGGCCGCCGCCGGAGTCGATGCTGCGCCCGGCGCCGTTGGGCCAGGCCGCCTTCGCCGCCGCGGTGCGCGCGGCGCTGCCGCACCTCGCACGGCCCGACCGGCTGGCCGACTCCCCGCTGATCGGCACCGCGCTCGCCGACGTCGACGCCCCGGACCGGGTGCAGCGGCTCCGGCAGGTCCTGGTCGACACCGTCGCCGAGCTCCGGGTCGAGCCGCGCGGCGCCGACCACCGCGCCGTCCTCGAGCGGACCTACCTCAAGGGCGCGCCGACCCAGGAGGCCGCCGCCGAGGTGCTGGACCTGCCGTTCAGCACCTACCGCCGCCACCTGGCCCGCGCCCAGGAGCGGCTCGTCGAGCTGCTGTGGGCGGTCGAGATCGGCGTACGACGGCTGCCGCACGACGATGGTCAGGAACTGAGCAGCCTCTGA
- a CDS encoding ATP-binding protein yields the protein MAVVEPPPPPDRGRLGALLDGARDRGFVGREEQLAAFADSVRGASDVRLHLVHGPGGIGKTTLLDAMARRATEGGRTIAYLDARELSCTAEAVTAAIGEDTPDVLLVDGYEVLRPSTAGSGSGCCRP from the coding sequence ATGGCCGTCGTCGAGCCACCGCCTCCCCCGGACCGGGGGCGGCTGGGCGCGCTGCTCGACGGGGCCCGGGACCGCGGGTTCGTCGGTCGCGAGGAGCAGCTCGCGGCCTTCGCGGACTCGGTGCGAGGCGCGAGCGACGTACGGCTGCACCTCGTGCACGGACCGGGTGGGATCGGCAAGACCACCCTGCTCGACGCGATGGCGCGCCGGGCGACCGAGGGTGGTCGCACGATCGCCTACCTGGACGCCCGGGAGCTGTCCTGCACGGCTGAGGCCGTCACCGCCGCGATCGGCGAGGACACCCCCGACGTCCTCCTGGTCGACGGCTACGAGGTGCTCCGGCCCTCGACGGCTGGTTCCGGGAGCGGCTGCTGCCGTCCCTGA
- a CDS encoding VOC family protein, with product MPIKLENVGIAVRDLEATIAFFTDLGLSVLGRDTVSGEWTDTAVGLDGNHARIAMLQTPDGTGRIELFEYLHPDAIETEPTLPNEIGMHRVAFSVDDLDEALAIAARHGCHPLRGVARYQDVYRLTYLRGPSGIIVMLAEELGTAGESR from the coding sequence ATGCCCATCAAGCTCGAGAACGTCGGCATCGCCGTCCGCGACCTGGAGGCGACGATCGCCTTCTTCACCGATCTCGGGCTCTCCGTCCTCGGCCGCGACACGGTGAGCGGGGAGTGGACCGACACCGCCGTCGGCCTGGATGGCAACCACGCGAGGATCGCGATGCTCCAGACGCCGGACGGCACCGGCCGGATCGAGCTCTTCGAGTACCTGCATCCCGACGCGATCGAGACCGAGCCGACGCTCCCCAACGAGATCGGCATGCACCGCGTGGCCTTCTCGGTGGACGACCTCGACGAGGCGCTCGCCATCGCCGCACGCCACGGCTGCCACCCGTTGCGGGGCGTGGCGAGATACCAGGACGTCTATCGGCTGACCTACCTCCGCGGTCCCAGCGGCATCATCGTGATGCTGGCCGAGGAGCTCGGCACGGCGGGCGAGAGCAGGTAG
- a CDS encoding aminotransferase class I/II-fold pyridoxal phosphate-dependent enzyme gives MRTGGARLAVSPLEPTGWDLDATATLLTRHRPRAAYLMPDLHNPTGLSMGAADRERLAAALARHDCTPVVDEAHHELLLDGDDEGDGGGEQPPFAVHHPGTVTLGSASKSIWGGLRLGWIRAPHQLVDRLTQARIGLDLGAAVLEQAVLARVLATDAETIVAANRQRLRTQRDALVSALAEHLPDWEFRLPAGGMALWCHLPAGPAGDSTALVKEAARHDVLLAAGPVFAPAGGLNRYLRLVYTLPAPELTEAVVRLARARRVLEEGAGRATPAPRRTTAGPVLVA, from the coding sequence GTGCGCACCGGCGGCGCCCGGCTCGCCGTGTCCCCGCTCGAACCGACCGGGTGGGACCTGGACGCCACCGCCACGCTGCTGACCCGGCACCGCCCGCGGGCGGCGTATCTGATGCCGGACCTGCACAACCCGACAGGGCTGAGCATGGGCGCGGCCGACCGGGAGCGGCTCGCCGCGGCGCTGGCGCGGCACGACTGCACCCCGGTGGTCGACGAGGCGCACCACGAGCTCCTCCTCGACGGCGACGACGAAGGTGACGGCGGCGGCGAGCAGCCGCCCTTCGCGGTGCACCACCCCGGCACCGTCACCCTCGGGTCGGCCAGCAAGAGCATCTGGGGCGGCCTGCGGCTCGGCTGGATCCGGGCCCCGCACCAGCTGGTCGACCGACTGACCCAGGCGCGGATCGGGCTCGACCTGGGCGCGGCCGTGCTCGAGCAGGCGGTGCTGGCGCGGGTGCTGGCCACCGACGCCGAAACGATCGTGGCGGCCAACCGACAACGGCTGCGCACCCAGCGCGACGCCCTGGTCAGCGCGCTCGCCGAGCACCTCCCGGACTGGGAGTTCCGGTTGCCGGCCGGCGGGATGGCGCTGTGGTGCCACCTCCCCGCCGGGCCCGCGGGCGACTCCACCGCCCTGGTCAAGGAGGCGGCGCGCCACGACGTCCTGCTCGCCGCCGGACCCGTCTTCGCGCCGGCCGGCGGGCTGAACCGCTACCTGCGTCTGGTCTACACGCTCCCGGCGCCCGAGCTCACCGAGGCGGTGGTGCGCCTGGCCCGGGCCCGGCGAGTGCTCGAGGAGGGGGCCGGACGTGCCACACCGGCCCCTCGTCGTACGACGGCGGGGCCGGTGCTGGTGGCGTAG
- a CDS encoding GntR family transcriptional regulator, producing MSSATISARRLADLVGDFERSPAYLGLADAIRELVGDGRIAYGARLPSERDLTGALGVSRTTVTRAYASLRETAYAEARQGSGTYTRLPGGPVRAHDRALNPGVPRPGLLDLVCAAATAPPGVAAHYAAAVAELPAHLGGNGYYPAGLPDLQAAIADRYAARGLATRPEQIIVTPGALAATAVVSAALTGPGTRCSSTPPPTPMRRRRCAPAAPGSPCPRSNRPGGTWTPPPRC from the coding sequence ATGAGCAGCGCCACGATCTCGGCCCGACGCCTCGCCGACCTGGTCGGCGACTTCGAACGCAGCCCGGCCTACCTGGGCCTGGCGGACGCGATCCGCGAGCTCGTCGGCGACGGCCGCATCGCGTACGGCGCCCGGCTGCCCAGCGAGCGCGACCTGACCGGGGCGCTGGGAGTCTCACGGACCACCGTCACCCGCGCCTACGCCTCCCTGCGGGAGACCGCCTACGCCGAGGCACGCCAGGGATCGGGCACCTACACCCGCCTGCCCGGCGGTCCCGTGCGGGCGCACGACCGGGCGCTCAACCCCGGGGTGCCGCGACCCGGCCTCCTGGACCTGGTCTGCGCGGCCGCCACCGCTCCCCCCGGCGTCGCCGCGCACTACGCCGCCGCCGTCGCGGAGCTCCCCGCCCACCTCGGCGGCAACGGGTACTACCCGGCCGGGCTCCCCGACCTGCAGGCCGCGATCGCGGACCGGTACGCCGCCCGCGGGCTGGCCACCCGCCCCGAGCAGATCATCGTCACGCCGGGTGCCCTGGCCGCGACCGCGGTGGTCTCCGCCGCTCTCACCGGCCCCGGGACAAGGTGCTCATCGACTCCCCCACCTACCCCAATGCGGCGCAGGCGGTGCGCACCGGCGGCGCCCGGCTCGCCGTGTCCCCGCTCGAACCGACCGGGTGGGACCTGGACGCCACCGCCACGCTGCTGA
- the yczE gene encoding membrane protein YczE, giving the protein MSCSTPAVSAAPAPRTSRTASLADLGPLAQLRAGRLARRVPQLLVGLVLYGVSLALMVIGAVGLSPWDVLHSGFIRHVPISLGQAVVLFSFLVLLLWIPLREKPGLGTVANAFLVGMAADATLALLDPPEGWGARFALMFGGVVLNAVATALYIGAQFGRGPRDGLMTGLHRRTGLSLRVVRTGLEVVVVVLGVLLGGVVGLGTVVYALAIGPLAQWMLPWFLVDLPAPPLRSTPN; this is encoded by the coding sequence ATGAGCTGCTCGACCCCCGCCGTCTCCGCCGCGCCCGCTCCGCGCACCTCCCGCACCGCGTCCCTGGCCGATCTCGGGCCGCTGGCCCAGCTGCGCGCCGGCCGGCTGGCGCGCCGCGTGCCGCAGCTCCTGGTGGGCCTGGTCCTCTACGGCGTCAGCCTCGCCCTGATGGTGATCGGCGCGGTCGGCCTCTCGCCCTGGGACGTGCTGCACTCGGGGTTCATCCGGCACGTGCCGATCAGCCTCGGCCAGGCGGTGGTGCTGTTCAGCTTCCTGGTGCTGTTGCTCTGGATCCCGTTGCGCGAGAAGCCGGGCCTGGGCACCGTCGCCAACGCGTTCCTGGTCGGCATGGCCGCCGACGCCACCCTCGCCCTGCTCGACCCGCCCGAGGGCTGGGGAGCACGGTTCGCGCTGATGTTCGGCGGCGTGGTGCTCAACGCCGTGGCGACGGCGCTCTACATCGGCGCGCAGTTCGGCCGCGGACCGAGGGACGGCCTGATGACCGGTCTGCACCGTCGCACCGGCCTCTCGCTGCGGGTGGTCCGGACCGGGCTGGAGGTCGTCGTCGTGGTGCTCGGCGTGCTGCTCGGCGGGGTGGTCGGTCTGGGCACCGTGGTCTACGCGCTCGCGATCGGGCCGCTGGCCCAGTGGATGCTCCCGTGGTTCCTGGTGGATCTCCCGGCCCCGCCCCTGAGATCCACCCCGAACTGA